The proteins below come from a single Pleuronectes platessa chromosome 1, fPlePla1.1, whole genome shotgun sequence genomic window:
- the txlng gene encoding gamma-taxilin isoform X1, whose translation METTAVCDIDVATRRIAGGSDSPIDLDSSCQEVVAAFDLGLCCAEEERGETPGREDSPSDLGEAELDPGGDPKSGEDKAFGKEVALLMQALNSLATPEEKLAALCKKYADLLEESRCMQKRLKAVQKKQSQIVKEKIHLQGEHSKAILARSKLESLCRELQRHNKTLKDENAQRSREYEEQRKEAMLHFQMTLSDIEVQMEQHSSHNTKLRQENMELAEKLKKLIEQYELREEHIDKVFKHKELQQQLMDAKLQTITEMMKEVEEKQQRERDFLLKDATESRRKCELMKEQETQLKQQLSLYMDKFEEFQSTLAKSNEVFTTFRQEMEKMTKKIKKLEKETTQWKNKWESNNQALLQMAEEKTLRDGHFKALQGKLELLERLCRALQKERNDLNNRLSLLQEQGDEGTTAAPEDQRQEPLAEEQQQQQEEEEEEGDGQEKDGEVGSTQETEGIHQAPRRPGLDSSPAATDKTTTATISSPPTDTQD comes from the exons ATGGAGACAACAGCAGTGTGTGACATTGATGTGGCGACCAGGAGAATAGCGGGAGGCAGTGATTCTCCTATCGACCTGGACAGCTCTTGTCAG gAAGTGGTTGCAGCGTTTGATTTGGGCTTGTGCTgcgctgaggaggagagaggggaaactCCAGGCAGAGAGGATAGTCCCAGTGATCTTGGGGAGGCAGAGCTTGATCCTGGAGGAGACCCCAAGAGTGGAGAAGACAAGGCCTTTG GGAAGGAGGTCGCTCTGTTGATGCAGGCTCTGAATTCTCTGGCCACTCCTGAAGAGAAACTGGCTGCTTTGTGCAAGAAATATGCCGACCTG ctTGAGGAGAGCCGCTGCATGCAGAAGCGACTGAAAGCCGTGCAGAAGAAGCAGTCTCAGATTGTGAAGGAGAAGATCCACCTGCAAGGGGAGCATAGCAAGGCCATCCTGGCCCGCAGCAAGCTGGAGAGCTTGTGCAGGGAGCTGCAAAGACACAACAAAACTCTGAAG GATGAGAATGCTCAGCGGTCCAGGGAGTACGAGGAGCAGCGGAAGGAGGCCATGCTACACTTCCAGATGACCTTGAGTGACATTGAGGTGCAGATGGAGCAGCACAGCTCCCACAACACCAAGCTGAGGCAGGAGAACATGGAGCTGGCAGAGAAGCTGAAAAAGCTCATCGAGCAGTATGAGCTCAGAGAGGAG CATATAGACAAGGTGTTCAAGCacaaggagctgcagcagcagctgatggaCGCCAAGCTTCAGACAATcacagagatgatgaaagaagtggaagagaagcagcagagagagagggacttt CTGCTGAAAGATGCCACTGAGTCCAGACGCAAGTGTGAGCTAATGAaggagcaggaaacacaacTCAAACAACAG CTCTCCTTGTACATGGACAAGTTCGAGGAGTTTCAGAGTACTCTGGCTAAAAGCAATGAGGTCTTCACCACTTTTAGACAAGAGATGGAAAAG ATGACAAAGAAGATCAAGAAGTTGGAGAAAGAGACAACACAGTGGAAGAACAAATGGGAGAGTAACAACCAGGCCCTGCTGCAGATGGCTGAGGAG AAAACTCTGCGCGATGGCCACTTCAAGGCCCTGCAGGGgaagctggagctgctggagaggctGTGCAGAGCGCTGCAGAAGGAGAGGAACGACCTGAACAATCGGCTCAGCCTCCTGCAGGAGCAGGGAGACGAAGGGACCACAGCAGCTCCTGAAGACCAGCGACAGGAGCCTttagcagaggagcagcagcagcagcaggaggaggaggaggaggaaggggatgGGCAGGAAAAGGATGGGGAAGTGGGCTCAACACAGGAGACAGAGGGCATTCACCAAGCCCCCAGACGACCTGGACTTGACTCCTCTCCGGCTGCTACTGACAAAACCACTACTGCTACAATAAGCAGCCctcctacagacacacaggactgA
- the txlng gene encoding gamma-taxilin isoform X2 has protein sequence MQALNSLATPEEKLAALCKKYADLLEESRCMQKRLKAVQKKQSQIVKEKIHLQGEHSKAILARSKLESLCRELQRHNKTLKDENAQRSREYEEQRKEAMLHFQMTLSDIEVQMEQHSSHNTKLRQENMELAEKLKKLIEQYELREEHIDKVFKHKELQQQLMDAKLQTITEMMKEVEEKQQRERDFLLKDATESRRKCELMKEQETQLKQQLSLYMDKFEEFQSTLAKSNEVFTTFRQEMEKMTKKIKKLEKETTQWKNKWESNNQALLQMAEEKTLRDGHFKALQGKLELLERLCRALQKERNDLNNRLSLLQEQGDEGTTAAPEDQRQEPLAEEQQQQQEEEEEEGDGQEKDGEVGSTQETEGIHQAPRRPGLDSSPAATDKTTTATISSPPTDTQD, from the exons ATGCAGGCTCTGAATTCTCTGGCCACTCCTGAAGAGAAACTGGCTGCTTTGTGCAAGAAATATGCCGACCTG ctTGAGGAGAGCCGCTGCATGCAGAAGCGACTGAAAGCCGTGCAGAAGAAGCAGTCTCAGATTGTGAAGGAGAAGATCCACCTGCAAGGGGAGCATAGCAAGGCCATCCTGGCCCGCAGCAAGCTGGAGAGCTTGTGCAGGGAGCTGCAAAGACACAACAAAACTCTGAAG GATGAGAATGCTCAGCGGTCCAGGGAGTACGAGGAGCAGCGGAAGGAGGCCATGCTACACTTCCAGATGACCTTGAGTGACATTGAGGTGCAGATGGAGCAGCACAGCTCCCACAACACCAAGCTGAGGCAGGAGAACATGGAGCTGGCAGAGAAGCTGAAAAAGCTCATCGAGCAGTATGAGCTCAGAGAGGAG CATATAGACAAGGTGTTCAAGCacaaggagctgcagcagcagctgatggaCGCCAAGCTTCAGACAATcacagagatgatgaaagaagtggaagagaagcagcagagagagagggacttt CTGCTGAAAGATGCCACTGAGTCCAGACGCAAGTGTGAGCTAATGAaggagcaggaaacacaacTCAAACAACAG CTCTCCTTGTACATGGACAAGTTCGAGGAGTTTCAGAGTACTCTGGCTAAAAGCAATGAGGTCTTCACCACTTTTAGACAAGAGATGGAAAAG ATGACAAAGAAGATCAAGAAGTTGGAGAAAGAGACAACACAGTGGAAGAACAAATGGGAGAGTAACAACCAGGCCCTGCTGCAGATGGCTGAGGAG AAAACTCTGCGCGATGGCCACTTCAAGGCCCTGCAGGGgaagctggagctgctggagaggctGTGCAGAGCGCTGCAGAAGGAGAGGAACGACCTGAACAATCGGCTCAGCCTCCTGCAGGAGCAGGGAGACGAAGGGACCACAGCAGCTCCTGAAGACCAGCGACAGGAGCCTttagcagaggagcagcagcagcagcaggaggaggaggaggaggaaggggatgGGCAGGAAAAGGATGGGGAAGTGGGCTCAACACAGGAGACAGAGGGCATTCACCAAGCCCCCAGACGACCTGGACTTGACTCCTCTCCGGCTGCTACTGACAAAACCACTACTGCTACAATAAGCAGCCctcctacagacacacaggactgA